In the Gemmatimonadetes bacterium T265 genome, CGAGGAGTTCCGGCTCGGGCTATAGCGCTTGCGCTCTGAAGCGTTGCAGTTGTCGAGTATGCAGGGCGGCTACGCCCCTCCGCGTACTCCGTCGTACGTAACCGTTATCCCGCTCAGAAGGATAGCAGCTTACCTCTCGCGTTAGGCCGCCACACCGACTCCCGCCCGCCAAGAGGCTTAACGCGCTTCCGCTCTCCCGCGATGGTCCCTGGAGCGATGGTGGCCTCTGACACTGATCCAGTGCCGGCGGAGAGGAGCGCGATGGGCTACAACGTCAAGCGGCCGCAGGAGCTGGCGCTCGCGCTCACGTACCTGGGCGTCCACGACGGGCAGGGCACCTGGAAGGGTTCGAACTGGGGCGTGATGGAGGGACTGTGGAACGCAGGCCTCATCTCGGATCCGAAGGGCCGGGCCAAGTCGGTCTGGCTGACCGACGACGGTCTGGCCCCGAGCGAGGCGATGTTCCGGGAGTACTTCCAGCCGTGTTCGTAGGCGGTCGTTTGTGAGCCGCGCGGCTTACAGCGTCGTGGCGCCCGAAGTGCCGCCACCGCACGCATCCCAGAACTCGGTCGCGAAATCTGCGGATCACGATCGGGGACCGCGGTGAGTTTTGGGACGGGCTGGCCCGCGCCGGGAATTTTGCGAGTCGACCTACCACGCGGACGCAATCGCCTGCCCGGGAATGACGTGGGGGCGGGCGGGGCTGCGCAGACCTCGGCGGCGCTGTCCGAGGTGCTCGCGCTGGTCTCCAATCGAACCCGCCTGAGGACTGACTGACGGTCACGGAGCGTGCCGGTGTTCCTGGGCAGCACCGCGTATGTTGGGCGACGGCCGCACATACGCGGCCGCAAACCCCAATCCCGGTTAGGAAGCTAGTTCTGTGCGAGCAGGAGATCGTGTTCGCGAAGAGTTCCGCGAGATTGCCAGTCTCTACGCAGGCTCGATGTTGGCCTTCGCCGTGGGATTGGCGGAGCTCGGCCGCCAAGTCATGGAAGGCTCGCGCGATCCCGATCGGCCCACACGAGTGCGTCTGCCGGGCTTCGCCGACGCAGTACCGATCGCGGACTCGTTCGATCAGTTGCGGCACAACTTCCGCGGCCGGTACGCCGAACACCTCCGGGAGACACTGCTGGTCCGCGCCGTTTCCGCCTTCGAGTCCTTCCTCCTGGACGCAGTACGGGAAATCTTTACGGTGCGCAGAGATCTATTCCACCGCGACGAGGACATCTCCCTGCCGGCCCGCTTTCTCCTCGGTCAGGGCAGCGTCACCAGCATCGCGTCGCACGTGCTCTCGAAGGACCTGCGTGCGCTGAGTTCCGGCGGCTTCAAGAGGATCGTCGGGTACTACAAACAGCGATTCGCCATAGATCTCGCGGCCTGCCCTGTGTCGTTAAGCGCAATCAGTGAGGTGATCGACCGGCGACACCTGCTCGTCCACACGCTCGGACGGACGGACAAGAAGTACCGACGGGATCACGCGGTGGAAGCTCGGCGAGTTACGGTCGGGAGGACGTACTTCGCCGAGTCACTGGAAGCGCTTCGGCAGGCGGCGGCCTGGATCGACGCTGAAGGTGAGCGCCTCGTGCGGCGGCCGCGGCTCGGCCCGTCCGCGACTCCGTCGCTCACGAGGATCACGTACCACGTCTGGCCCAGAACGCGCCGAGGTAGAGCATCGGTCAATCTGGACTACGTCTTCGAAACCGAGGACGAGATCGTCTCGCTGCGCGATCTCATCGTGTCGGTGGTCAACGAAGGCGATCGCCACTCGCTCACTCTGCGCGGGAGCGATGCGCAGCTCGATGCTTACTGGCGCGTGCTGCTGTGGCTCAAGGAGCGGGGCGACCTCCACGGGGCACGATGCGAGGTGATACGCCGTCCCAAGCGCGGACCTGCCGGCATCCCTAAGACAGTGTTAGAGGCTGTCGAGACAGTGCTCGGCGGCCGGACCTCGTTGCCACAAGGGATGAAACGCAGACTTGCTGAAAAGCACGGCGTTGCTGCCGCGGTGGTCGGCAGAGCTGTCGACTACGTCTCGTTCGAGCCCTCGGTACAGGAACTGGCGCGGTACGAAGCGTGGCTTCACGAGCGGCGGTGGAGCGCAGATACCCACATCAGCTTGGCGAGACAGTTCGGTATCGGCATCACGCGCGCGCAGAAGGTGATTCACGTCCTCTCGTCCACCCCGCGCGAGCTACGCCAGCGTGCGATTACAGGCGGCGAGCAGCCGCAGCACGATCAACCCAGTCCGTACTCGGACGAGGTCTAGCGCGTTGTGAGTTGAGAGACCCCTGGCGACAGCGCCGGCGCAGTCGGGTGACCTAACCGAAGCGCACATGTGGGAAGTGCAGGAGATCGGCCGCGTCGCGCTTGGCGCGCTCGCCGCGGCGGTCGTACTTGGCCGCGCAGACCGGTGGTGGGCCGCGCGGGCGCGCTTGTGAAAACCCAAGACTTCGGTTACTCTCCTGCATGCCCGCCGTCCATCGCGCGGGGTCGCTCGTGGTCAAGGTCTACGGCCCCCCGCGCGAGCACCCGCCCCCGCACGCGCACGTCGAGGTCGGGCGGCGCGGCGTGGTGATCGTCCGGCTGGCGATCGGCGACAACCCGCTTCGGGTGTGGCGGGTGTACGGCGAGGTGGACGATGCGACCGTGCTCGCGGCGGTGCGCCTCGTCGAGGCACACGAGGCGGCCGTTCGGGCCGCATGGGAGCGCATCCATGGCCAGTGAACCCCTGACGAAGCCGCTGACGGACGAGCAGATCCTCGGGCAGATCGCGGCGGCGCGCGCGCGCGCCGTCCGGGCCCAGGCGCGCGAGCCGCACGCGGCCACGGCCGCCTACGACCCCGCGACGCGCCGGCTGCGCATCGGCCTCACCAACGGGGCGGAGTTCAGCGTCGGCGTGGCGCTCGTGCCCGAGCTCCGCGACGCGGGTGACGACGACTTGAGTGCGGTCCAGGTCGGGCCGGCAGGGGTCGGCGTGCACTGGCCGGCGCTCGACGTCGACCTGAGCGTCACGGGGCTCGCGCGGCTCGTGTTCGGCGTCCGGGTCGTCCACCGCGCGGCGGGGGCGGCGGCCGGCCGCGTGCGCTCGCCCGCGAAGGCCGCGGCGGCGCGGCAGAATGGCGCGCGCGGCGGGCGGCCGCGGAAGGAGGGGGACGCGGCCGTGTCCGGCGGGTCGCACGAGCGGCCTCCCGCTGGACCGCGACCCGCGCGCGCGCGCCCCGAGTTGTAACGGCCGCGGCGCGCCACGTCGGAGCGCGCCGTCGCGTGCGGTCCACGATGTGGGGCGCGCGGTGATGCCCGTGACGGCTGCCCCGCATCCCGGAGACCCACGTCGCGTGTCACGTCGCGTGACGCGTCCCGCGGTGTTCGGCGTCCTGCTGCTGGCCGCCGTGGCCGGGGCGGGTGCCGCGGGGACGGCCTGGTACGTCCGGCCGGTCGGGTGGGCGCGCGTCGTCGGCGTGGATTACCGCGCCGTGGTGCGCCGGGCGACGTGCCGGACGACCTGGCGCGCGCTCTTCTGCACGACGCTGCCGCGGCGGCGGGACGCCGCGGCGCGCGCGGACTACACGATGCTCGAGCTCGACCCGCTCACGCGCCGCGTGCGCTCGGTGTATCGCGCCCGCACGTTCGGCGACTCGCTCCGCTGGCAGGCGGTCGTGGACTCGACGCGGCGCGCCCTGGACCGGCGCGTCCTGGACGCGCGGGGCGGGGCGGTGCGGCCGTGCGACACGGCCGCGTTGCACTTCCCGGTCGCCGCGGCGTGGCGGGTTGGCGCGGAGGAGGCGCGCCTCTACGCGGGCTGGATCCGGCCCCGCCGGCGAGGGCGTGCCCTGACCCCGCGCGTGCCTTACGGCTACGTCGGCGTTTGGCTGGTCCCGCCGAGTTGGGGCGGGTGCGGGCGGGACGTGCCGGTCGTACAGGACCGGCTCCTCACGCCCGCGGAGGTCGTGGCGCGCGTCACGGGGTGGGTCGCTGACCGGACCGGCTTCTAACCACCGTTGACCCGCGGACCGACGGTGGTGCAGGTGGTGCGCGCCCCGATTTCCCCGCCGCGGCCTACCCCGTGGGCCGGGGCGGTAGCCCGCAGCGGGTGCCGTAACTGGCGTCCCGACACCGAATTCGCGAAGCGGCGTGGTCGTCCACCTCTCCCGATAGCGTGTCCTCGTCGTCGGCCGCAGTTGTTTACCGGGTAACGTCGTGGCTGATCGAAACCGGTCACGAGAATGGGGATTGGCCGGTTTCTCGGAGTCATTTCCGCCCGTTGCGAATGGTTCGCCATCTCGCGGACGCGCGTACTGTTAGGCGTATTCGACGCTGTTAGGCAGGGGTGCGGGTGCGCGCGCCTCCGCGGGCGCGCGGCACGGGGACGTGGGCCGTTGACGACGCGAGGCGGTACGCGCGCGGTAACTCGCCTGAAGGCAGGGAAGCATTCACTCCGCGCGGCATCATTCCGGAGCGGCGGGGTGCGCACGTCCCGCGAGGCGACCGCGCACGGCGGGCACGTCGCGCCGCGCGCCGTCGCGCGGGGCGCGCGCGGGCGTTTGCCGGTCCGCCGGACGGCGCGTCGCGCGGGAGAAGCGTTTACCCGGTAAACACTGAGGGGGTGTCAATGTACGGTTGATAACTGGTCTTATCGGCCGCTATGACGGCCTGGCTCGGGTCCTTGTACTCGCGAGGCGCTGCTTCCTGGAGGCGGGGCCGCCGGCGGGGGGACCGGAGTCCCCCCGCCGGGTGTCGGTCCGTTCCGGCGGTAGGCCGTTAGTCACAAAGTGGATCTCGAGCCGCCATCGCTCCACCGGACCGGGGTCCGTCCGACTCCGGACCAGTGCTATACGGCGCGGCGCGGTCTGGCGGGAGATCGCCGACCTCCGCACGGCATACCCGCTTGCTCGCACGCTCGGAGGCCGCTCTGCTACCCGGTACCTGCCCGGCTACTAACAAGTTGAGAGCCGGCGCCGGCGCCCGCTTGACGCCGCGCCAAAAAAACGATTGGAATACGTAGCAGACAGCTTGATTACTGGACAATCTGCATCGCGGTACCCGCCACTACCGGATTCCGCATGATTGTTACACGCCGCGCGCGACGCCGGACCGCCACGATCGGCGCGGTTCTGGTGGGCGGAGGAACGATACTGGCCGGCGGTCTGGAGGTGTGGGGGCCGGCGCCCGCCGGCCCGGGACTGTCGTGGTGGCGGGATGTCGCGACCGCCGTGTTACTCGCGGCCAGTCTCGCCGTCCCGATCGCCGCAGCGGCCGCCGCCACCTCGCGCCGGCCGCTCATGGGCCGCCGCTGGCGGCGCCGGGTACCCGCGCACGCCACGGCGGCCCTAGTCGCCATGCTCGCGGGGGGACTTGCCGAAGGTGCCGCACACGCGCTCGTCCCGTGGTCGGGGACGGCACTCGCGCCGTCCGTGTTCGCCGAGGCGTTCGCGTGGTACACTCTGTGGGCGGTTGTCTTGCACGCCGTCGAACTCGCCCGCCGCTTGCGGCACGCGCGCGAGGTCCGCTTGCACGTGCTGCGCGTGCTCGAGCGCGCGCGCCGCGAGCAAGCGGCCACGCAGCTCCGGGCCGTCAAGAACGAGTTGCACCCGGTGCTGATCGCGAACGCGCTCGCGACCGCCCGATCGCTCGTGACCAGCGATCCCGCCGCCGCCGAGCGCGTCATCGTGGAGTTGGGGCAACTCATGCGCGAGGCCGTGGCGGGGGCCGGCATGGACGCAGTCACGCTCGGCGAGGAGGTCGACGCCGCCCGAGACCGAGGCGCCGAGTGGGAGGGAGGCGACGCGCGGGCCGAGGATATACCGGGACTGAGCAGGGTCAGCTACCACGTGGACGAAGACGTACGAGACGCGGTCTTACCACACCTTGTCGTGCCTTCGCTGCTCGCCTGCGCCGAGGAGGCCGGCTGGGCCGCGGGCCGCGCGCGCTTGCACGCGCGGCGCGTCGTGGTGGACAGCGAGCGGTGGCTCGAGCTCGCCGTCCACGCCCGCGCGCGGCGCGCGACGCCGCGCGACGCACCGCCGCGGTCGCGCGGCGGCTCCACTGCCGCGGCGGCGCTTGGGCGCTTACTCCACCAGTTCTACGGACCCGACGTGCGCTGGCAGCTGCAGCACGGCGTGGGTGACGACGGCGCCCCGTCGGTGTGTCTGCGCTTGCCGCTGCTCGCCGACGACGAGACCGCGGCGAGCGTCCCCGGGCGGGTCGCGTTCGACGAATGGGTGGCCGCGACGACGAGCGACGCGGTCCCGGCCCGCCGTGGCGCCGCGGACGTATGGGCGGTGGCGGGGGTCGGCGCCCTGCTCGTCGCCGCGGAGTGGTCGTTCAGTTCCGCGACGTTTCACGCGGGCTGGGACGCCGGGATCGTGCTGTTCCTCACGGCGGCGTTTGGCCTAACGCTCGCGTGCGTCTGCGCGGTCGCGATCGCGACCGCGCGCCACTGGCCCGTGGGCGTGGACGACCGGCTCGGCCGCGCCGTCCGCGCCCACGTCGCCGCGGGACTCGGGGTCGCCACGCTGGCGATCGGCGTGCGCGCGGCGGCCCGGAGCGCTACCCGGTGGATGGGCGTCGCCAACGTCGCGCCGCTCACGGCGGGTGAGATCGTGTCGCGAATCGCCGGACTCTTCGCGCTTTACGTCGTCTTCGTCACTATCGCCCACCTCGCCGTGCTCGGGCGCGAGCGTCGGCGTACGGCGCAGGTTGTGGACCGGGCCCGGGCGGCGCGCCGCTCGTACGCGGATCGACGGCGGCACCACGAACTCCGCGCCCTCAAGGCGGAGCTCAACCCGCACTTCGTCGGCAACGCCCTGCACACGGCAGCCGCGCTGGTCCGGAGCACACCCGAGGCGGCGGACCAACTGCTCGCCGCCCTCGGCGAGCTCGTGACCGATGCGGGAACGCGGATCGACGTCCAGGAGGTTAGCCTGCTCGAGGAGGTCGCCGGTCTCGATCCATTCCTCGCCCTCGAGCGCGCGCGCCTCGGCGCGGCGGGCGGCAGTCTCGCGGTGACGTGGGACGTGGCGCCCGAGGTGACCGGGGCGGCGGTGCCGCACCTGATCCTACAGCCGCTCGTCGAGAACGCCGTGCGGCACGGCCTCGCGCCCCGCGGCGGAGTGGGTCGGCTCACGATCCGCGCAGGCCTCCTGGGTACGCGGCTCGAGATCGCCGTCGTCGACGACGGCGTCGGCGTCCGTGGCGCGCAGAGGCACCCGCCAACCGTTGGCACGCGGGGCGTTGGGAGCGGTGCGGGGTTGCGGGGCGTGCGGCAGCGACTCGCACTCCTGTACGGAGGCACCGCGGCGACGTGCGTACTCGAACCGGCGCCGAGCGGGGGGACCGTCGCCCGAATCACCCTTCCTTACCGACAGATTGTGGCAGCCGGTGACGAACACGGGGACGCGTTCGCGGCCGCCGGCGGCTGAATCGGTGCCGGCGTGAGGTCCGGCGCGTGACCTGCGATTTGCGCCGGCGACCTGCGCCGGCGACCTGCACGAGCGTACCCCGGCCGTCGTCGACGAGCTCCCCCCGTCATGTCCGTTTCGCCCCCACCCGTCTCCCCGGCCGCGACGCTGCGCGTCCTCATCGTCGACGATGACGCCGGCGCGCGCCGGCGCGCGCGCGAGGTCGTCGAAGAGACGGCCGACGTGCAGATCGTGGGGGAGTGCGCGGACGGCGAGTCGGCGATCGCGCTGATCGGGGCCGCGCGTCCGGACGTGGTGTTGCTCGACGTGCAGATGCCGGGGCTGGACGGCTTCGGCGTCGTGAACCGGATCGGCACGGCGGCCATGCCCCCGGTGATCTTCACGTCGGCGTACGCAGAGTTCGCCATCCGCGCGTTCGAGGCGTGCGCCGTCGACTACGTGCTTAAGCCGTTCGACAGTGGTCGGCTACTCACCGCGATCGACCGGGTCCGGCGCGAGCTCGCGGCGCGCCGGGAACGGGCGGCCGCGTCCGCGGCCCCCGGCGCGACCGCCGGTGACGGGCTGGCCGCCGACCCCCGCATGCAGCTCCTGCTGGAACTCGTGGCAAACCCGGCGCGCCCGCGCTACCCGGACGCGCTTGCGATCAAGGCAGGGGCGCAGTACGCGGTCGTGCGGGTCGCCGACGTCGATTGGATCGAGGCCGACGGCAACTACGCGCGCGTGTTCGTGCAGAAGCGGCCGCGGCTGGTCTCAAAGTCGCTCGCGACGCTCGAGCGTGAGGTGCTCGATCCCGCACGGTTCGTCCGCGTCCACCGGTCGACGGTCGTCAACGTCTCGCGCGTGGCGGCCGTCGAGCCGGGGGACCACGGGGACGTCGACCTCCTGCTGCACGACGGGACGCGGATCGTCTGCAGCCGCCGCTACCGCGAACGGCTGGAGCAGCGGCTGTACTTCACAACCTGACGGCCGCCGCGTGCCGGCTCAGTCGTGCAACGGGGTCGCCCGCGGCTCCTCCGCACGCATGAGCCCGAGCAGCCATTTGACGATGACGTCCACTGGGTCACCCTCCGACCGCTCGCGGGAGGCTACGAGCGTTCGCCGGCGAGCACGCGTTGGGAAGCAGCATGGGAATTGGGGTGGGGGGCCGCAGTATTGAGGCGCGGCGCGGCGCTCGGACCGGCGGCGGTCAGGAGGACCGGCACCGCGCGAGACACGCGCCGCGGTTCGAGGCACACGCTACCGCCCACCGGGCGACCCGTGGGGGATAAGTCGTGCGAACGCGCAGGGCCGCGTGACCAGCGGCTGCAGGGCCGGACGAACGGGCGTTGCGCAGTCCCACTGCGCGGCGTCCGCCCGTCGCGGCCCGTGTCCCCCGCTCGTCACGCGTCAGCTGCCGTTCGTCACCCAGATCTCGCCGCTCGTCATGAGCGCGGCCGCGGGCCGCGTGCGACGCCGTACTCTCGGCCGGGTGAGCGCGGGCGCGCTGCGACTCACCGGTCGGCGTGGACCCGCGCGCCGGCACGCGACGCGAGAGGGTGCGATCCGGAGCGACAGATGACGACGAGCGTGGAGCCTCGCACGGCCGTAGAACGGCACACTGGCGCACTACCGAGGTACGGCCAGTCGGCGGACGGTCGCACCGCCGCGCCGTCCGAGTCGTCGTTCATCAGCCGCCGCATCGCGGAGCTCTCGCGCGAACGGTGGGGCGAGGCGCGCGAGGTGGCGGTCGTCGGCGAGCATCCGACGCTTACGCAGGCGTTGGAACGAACGGCGCGGTTCGCGGGGGCCGACGGGCCCGTGCTGGTCACGGGCGAGACCGGGACCGGTAAGGAGCTTTTCGCGCGCGCGCTGTACCTGCTCGGCCGCCGGAGCCGCAAGCCGTTCCTCGCCGTCAACTGCGCCCAGTACCACGACGGACAGCTGCTCGCGAGCGAGCTGTTCGGCCACCGCAAGGGCTCCTTCACGGGGGCGGTGGGGGATCACCGCGGCGTGTTCGACGAGGCCGACGGCGGCGTGGTGTTCCTCGACGAGATCGGCGAGCTCTCCGTGCCCGCGCAGGCGATGCTGCTGCGCGTGTTAGGCGAGGGCGAGATCCTCCAGGTCGGGACGACGCACGGCAAGCGCGTGAACGTGCGCGTGATCGCCGCGACGAGCCGCGACCTGCGGCCGATGATCGAGAGCGGGCGGTTCCGCGCGGACCTCTACTACCGGCTGCGCCACCTGCACGTCCGCGTGCCGTCGCTCCGCGAGCGCGGCGACGACTGGCGCCTGGTGCTCGACCACTACCTGGAGCGCCTCGTGCGGGCCGAGGGGTCGCGCAAGCGGTTCTCGGCGCACGCGCTCGGCGTGCTGGCGCGGTACCCGTGGCCGGGGAACGTGCGCGAGTTGCGCAGCCTGGTGGACACCGGGTACTTCGTGAGTGAAGGCGTGACGATCGAGGCCGAGCACTTCGGGGAGGCGCTCGAGGCGGCGGCGTGTACCGAGGAGTGGCGCGCGGTGCCGTTGTCGACGCGGGTGAGCGCGGCGGGGGCCGGGACGGGGGCGGACCCGTACGCGCGCATGCTCGCCGGGGAAGGGTCGTTCTGGGAACTCGTGCACGCGCCCTACATCGCGCGGGAGTTGAGCCGGGCGGAGGCGCGGCTCATCGTGGAGCGCGGGCTGGCGGCGACGCGCGGGAGCTACAAACGGGCGCTGGCGCTGTTCGGCGTTGCGGAGACGGATTATCTCAAGTTCATGGACTTCCTGCGCCACCACGACCTGAAGCCGAGCGCCCCGGCCGCCCCCCGGTCCGCGTGAGGTCGTGACGCCGTTCGAGCACCTCGCGGTCCTCATCTCGATCGT is a window encoding:
- a CDS encoding DNA-binding response regulator, producing the protein MSVSPPPVSPAATLRVLIVDDDAGARRRAREVVEETADVQIVGECADGESAIALIGAARPDVVLLDVQMPGLDGFGVVNRIGTAAMPPVIFTSAYAEFAIRAFEACAVDYVLKPFDSGRLLTAIDRVRRELAARRERAAASAAPGATAGDGLAADPRMQLLLELVANPARPRYPDALAIKAGAQYAVVRVADVDWIEADGNYARVFVQKRPRLVSKSLATLEREVLDPARFVRVHRSTVVNVSRVAAVEPGDHGDVDLLLHDGTRIVCSRRYRERLEQRLYFTT